AGACGAATTAGCGACTGTAAAAACGACTACGCAGTCCGGCAAACCAGCCCGTAAAGAATATACGATTACAGACAAAGGGCGAAATGAACTCCTCGCTTGGCTGGAAGAACCTCTCGAGCACATTCCAGCGCACCGAAACGAGGTGCTTTTAAAACTATTTTTTAGCCGCCACCAACAGCCAGAGCAAACATTATCACTTTTAAACGACTATATGGACATACTGCAACGAAACTACGACACGTATGAAGGCATTGAGCAAATGATTACCCGTTGCAATGAAAGTCCAGATGTCACGTACTGGTTATATACATTGGATTATGGGAAACGCATTACAAAAGCTACCCTTGAATGGTGTCAAGTGACGATCGAGCACTTAAAGGAATCTACAGATAAATGCTGATCATATAGACGAAGAGGAAATGCTTGCATCCTCTCGTTTTTATGCAATATATATCAAAATGCTATATATCAAAAAGATAATTAGACGAGGAGGAACACGATTGGGCAAAAACATTTTCACAGGCGGCTTTACAACGGAA
This genomic interval from Litoribacterium kuwaitense contains the following:
- a CDS encoding PadR family transcriptional regulator, which codes for MKPYNHTTYALLGILTTDYRTGYEMKQLIDHSLNHFWKISYGQIYPTLKKLVQDELATVKTTTQSGKPARKEYTITDKGRNELLAWLEEPLEHIPAHRNEVLLKLFFSRHQQPEQTLSLLNDYMDILQRNYDTYEGIEQMITRCNESPDVTYWLYTLDYGKRITKATLEWCQVTIEHLKESTDKC